Below is a genomic region from Vitis riparia cultivar Riparia Gloire de Montpellier isolate 1030 chromosome 16, EGFV_Vit.rip_1.0, whole genome shotgun sequence.
ACACAGTTGGTAATGGAGAAGGCATTACATTGTGAGGATTCCTCGAATCTGCTCAGGGTTGGTGTCTTTGCCTTTGAAGCCTCTGCCCACTCCTTCAGAGCTTCACCCATCTCTAATGTCCTGAACTCCCTCTTCCCTTGAATATGGCTTGTTGGTGTAGGAGATCGTTCTCTCCGACGGCGTGAACTTGGTGAGGAATAGTCCTTTTCATCGCTACTGTCACTTGGGAATGCGGACGGAGTAGCGTTGGTTGATGCATCttctagttccaatttttcttcattACCAGAGGGATACTGAGCCAATGGGAACACAACTTTGCATTGTGCTGGATCACCAAATATGATCCCGAGCTCATTAAACATAGGACATCCTTTTTTTCGGAATCTCTTTGCACTTTTGTTCACCTACATTAAGAATTAGACAGCTAGATTATTAGGTATAGGTTTGAAATACACTCATtgaatccaaaatttaaagACCAGGGGTTCACCTTAATGTATGAATCCCATACAGCTTCATTTGCAATGATGGTATTCAGCACAGGATCCCAACTAAATCCAGATTCTCTCAAAAGTCTACTAAAATCATGGTACCGGGTCCTCAGTTGATTAAACTTATTTCTAAATTGAGAGTTGTTGTACCTCTTGTTAGTTTTCTCACGAAATTCTTGCTCTATGCTTTTCCAACCTTTCCTTGAAAATGTTGTAGCGGATCTATTTCCTCTCTGAACCTCTTTAACCATCAActgaataaaaattttctccTCCAAGGCTGTCCAAGTAGCAGGATCAGGCTCAAATTCAACATTATCTCCTCCACTCCGTTTGAAGGCCATCTACTTGAATACACATATTCACATGTGAGCAATATAACTACAGAAGAAAGTTACCAAcccacaaagaaaaaaaaaggagaggaaaaagaaatccTATCACTTTAGTAATGACACACAATAACTCAACTTTATCAAGACCATTCATGACTGAGTTCTAAAAATGCTACATTTACTCTTCGAAAAATGACAAAGAAGGCAAAATGTTATTGGGTGTGAAATTCATAGCCATATTCATATCTTATCAGTTTTCaagtaattacaaaattataacAAAGTCAACATTAGTGTTCAAGGATtcaaaatatatgatcaacACACTAATCTCTGGCATGCATGACCAGTATGAAACTGGGACCAGTACTCTAcaattgacaaaaaaattgaatgaccCAGTATGGCCAGCCAACTTCACCTGGTTTTGACAAGCCACGgactgaagaagaaaaagaacaagaaagtaagaaaaaatgGTTTGAATTATATGCATAAAGCACTCTGGATGCAGAAAAGGCATTTGTAGaaagttatttttgtttcttttatattgAAAGTTAAAGAATAACTGGAGAAGGATTAGCTATGGTAAGGAGGGGTGGCAACAATATATAAAGATGGGCAGACAAGAAGATCAATGAAAACCCTTGCTCTGCAGAGGTAAGgcatttttccttaattttctttttgctaTTATCTTCAAGGGTTTCAAAATAATCTTTTCccaaagcaaaagaaaatgcATTAAATGGTTTCGAAAGATTTTCCTTTTGAACAGTGAATTTGTTTCTCCCCCAAACACAGCATTATGAAGAATCCTAGTAGAGGTTACATCAGTACAGGTGAGGATCTCAAACTTTAATGTAAACACATTACACTACAAGTTTCACCTTTATGTATGAATCATATCCCACAGAGAATCACCAAACTTTTGCCTCTTGCTTCAGGAATTGGACTCAGatttaattttcttgtttcaCTGTTCTAATTGGTCTATACtgataaatgattttaaatccttttaggCCCTTATTTCAACAtcaataattcttcaaaatcttataaaaaataaataaataattttccaattgGCATGGACGAGTCCTATGCTTCCCTCCACTATAACTATCCAAGTGTGTGCAATAGCAATACAAGTCCCACTTAAAATGTGTTAGTGACTGACAAGTAATTTATGCGTGTGTGAGTatgtatacatacatacatacatatatacatatatatatatatgtgtgtgtgtgtgtgtgtgtaaccATCAAAACATGCACTAAGGtggcatttgtttttttggcttaactctaaatagaacttatatttaacttaatactaaataatgcttaatattattaagtattaagttgttgtttttttaatattttatttctattaagcattaaattgtttgtttttttatatactaaatatcaatatcttaatattttaatgtattaaaaaaataaaatttagcatatttttaaaaaattcaaaataataaaattgttataataaataatttaacattatcatccttataaaaaataattaatatatttattttttatataattaaaataaaagatttaatcttaataatctgaaaaataataacttgataaaacctaaatcaaattatttttaaatgtcttTTTATATTAAGCATTATTCTAGTAATTTCACTCCCACTTTCCTCCTCTTTATCTTCCTTCTGGCCTTCCGTCGAAGAGCAGATTAGGGTTTCGATTAGTCGTAATCCACCATTTCgaaattagggttttgttttctctcttctccgtgAGGTTGGGGTCTAGGATTTCTTTGTCGTCAATGGCGGGGGTGGAGGAGGCATTTGGGGTTTGCATCAACGACGAGCTCCGGGCGGTTATGGCGAAACTGCAGAGCGACAAGGACAAGGAGGTCGTCGGGTTGGTTTGCAAGAGATGGCTACATTTGTAGAGCACCAAGCGGAAGAAGTTGTGCGTCAGGGCAGGGCCTCTCATGCTTCGCAAGATGGCTGCGAGGTTCTCGCAATTGGTTGAGTTGGACCTGTCGCAGTCTGTTTCCCGATCCTTTTACCCCGACGTCACGGACTCCGATCTCAAGGTTATTGCAGATGGGTTCGTTTGTTTGTGCGTGCTTGGCTTTCAACATTGTAGAGGATAGGCTAGGGTTTGTCGGGCGTCGGGTTGATTTGGGGGGGTTTAatgctttttctatttagtcaaaaattttaaaatttcaataataagtcatcaaaaactagaaaaacaaacaacctaaattctgaaagcaaattgcttGCAGCAAAAAGCCAATTATACAAACGCCACCTAAATCTTACTTGTTATTGATTTCTAGTTTCCTAGATGCCTATATATCATCCTCGGTGATCAATAAAATTCATCTGCAATTTTTACTATAGTATCCTAGATAACTTTGTTAAGTTTCAACCATTCAAGATAATTAAAGTGTTGTTTctaattatgtatttttttcacatattttaatGGCCAAGATTCTTGGGTCCAGGAATATTTAACTACTAAGCATTGAGCCCCATTTGTTGCCCAAAATAAAGATGGCTACATCTCAAAAGAATGCTACCAGCTTCACATAATGAGGTTGATCTATTAATCAGTATTCAGTTATGCAACTCATAAAgcaacaaaaaagaagaagacaatCTCAATCTGTATTGTTGAAGGGGGAATGGGTCAGATAATCTAcctgttttcaaaaaataaaataaaataaaatacaacacATCTTATAATGAAAAGGTGTACAAGAATTGTTTAGCAAATTCTAGAATATAATTGATACTGAGGCCAGTAATCGAAACTCACAGGAAGTTGACTGTGGTCTTGAGCAGATGGTTTGATGCATTATAAGAATCTTTATAATTTGTATTACTATATCCAATTTTCATTGCCGGTGAACCCATCAGAAACCTCAAGTTTCAACCAAAATTCAGTCATCTGAAGGAGACATTAGCCTTGGGACAAGAGATGACAAGAAAACCATGTGAAACAGCTATACTTAAAACATGTGATGTAAAGAATTAAGAGTATCGTCTAACTCCCAAATGTAACAGTGGCATGCTCATTTGACCTTTACTTCCTATATGTTGTTATATACAGCTAGAAACCTGTTTTGAAAGTTTGTGttcatttattaactttttgttatttaaagcATTATCTAGTAAACAAGGACTATCCTAAGACCACTTAGTCCAGCAATGCAATGAGGAGCTATTGAACCTAAGTATGGGCTACTTCATGATTATGTCGAAcatatttcaaatgaaaataaacttcCTACATTGAAGGTTGGGCCATTTCTTCACTATGTGAGATGGAAAGTTAGTAAATCCCTTTGAGAGGATTACATAATTTTAGGTAGGAATTTGACAAGAGAGTCGAATTTTGAGGGCTTCTACAAGTGACAAGGGGTCAGGCTGGAAACATGGATGCCCTAGGTTCAATTCCAACAAGGGGAAAAATGCTACCTATCAAAATAGaggaaagcaaaagaaaaaagaaaaagagtaagACAAGACTTAGAATAAATATTAATGCTATGATTGGTTTTAGGAAAGTActaagggaagaaaaaaaatggtaaggaaAATGGccttcttatgtttggttttactttggaaaaaaaaaaaaaaaaaatatatatatatatatatatatacacttaaaATTAGTTggaaacttatgtattttcaaattatttaatttttatatagaagagttaaatgTCTGTTTGGATATGcttcctattttctatttttaaaattagaaaacagtAGTAACTTTAAATAAGATACAAGAACTCTTAGAAACTTACATCGAAAgactaacaattttaaaaactatacagaaaaattaagatatcaaaaacttttttctaccttaaattttaaaattttctaaaaatgatttttaaagacatcaattaaatatatattttttgtataagatgttctacttttatatataggtttctaattttcaaaataaaaacaaaaagcataTCCAAACATACactaaataagtgaaatgaatttaaactagtatataaaataatttattcactttaaatctattttttctatttttcttcatttttttttccttatgcttttcctctctatttcctttctctcacattttccaTCAAATGTTTCCGAAACAAAACATAGCCTAAGTGAAAAGGAAATCATCGACTTTACGCCCAAGGCAAACACATTGCAAATGAACTCTATAGGGAATATACTCCAAAACACAATGTCTAGACAACTGGCCCTGATTCTAGATTGTTAACAATGTCAACTCAAAATCTAGTTCCTCTCCATAACTCCATAAAGAAAACTACCCACCTAATGTTTTGGAATCAATTCTGATACAATGCAGCCAATTAATGAACACCAAAAGAAAACAGGTCAAAAATTGGGTTTAATTAAAACAACCTCAATTTGAAAAATCCACAACTCAAAAATTACGACTTCTTAACTTAAATTCTATCCAAACACTTACATTGATGAGTTCAAATAATAGAAGCGCTCGCAACAAACCGCTCTATGCAGAGATATGcacaaaacaaattttcaaacaaaacaaaTGCAATTTCAGAGACAACAGCATTTTAAATCAAAACCCATGTCTGAAACAGATGGTGGAAACAATACAACTAAGTTAAGATGAAGACAACACATTCAAGATTAGGGTTCTTGCAGCAATCAAATTGTAGCAAAGATATagagaaattgaaaacaaaaattcgaATTCAGAGTTAGGGGTTTTAGAGATAGAGAGAAAAACCTGGTTAATGAATGGAGAGGAAACCCTAGAGGATCATTTGACGAGGTATTCCGTAGAGGGGAGAAACGATCGCCGGAAGGAGGGGTTCGGAGTGTTTCTGTTTTtgctttttctccctttttttgcTTCCGAAAGcgacttttttgttttttctgttttctgagAGTAGTGTAAACCGACGTCGTTTTGAGTTTTAGAAATAGCACGGAGGCTGCAGCCATGCTAAACGACACCGTTGGAAATTCAATTCTTCCATTTCAACTCACCACGTTCGTCGTCGCTGAAACGACGTCGTTCTTCTCATCATTTCGTGTTGTGCAACAATCCCGCTAAATCATTCGAAATATTTTGGAGGCTTCTACTTTAAAAACCTAGAAATGATAAACGTCTTcggataatttattttcttttattttgaaaaaaaaaattataaaattaattttaaaatatgattaactCATTATTAATAGAAGGTTAATAGTAAAATCAAAAGTGAGttacaaaaatgataaattatcataACTTGAAAAGGGAATAGAGCAAATTGAGAAGAAATCGATACAAAATAAGCGACAGTGATCCTAAAGTGGAGTTAAAGTACCATGGATAATCACGGATGCAACCCTTAAAGATTTCTTCAAAAACTTTTAAAGggtaaaaaaaaccaaactgaCTGGAGTGTAATATTATTGTTGTGCACAATTGAACCATTAGATCATTTTCTATAGAGGCCTAAGGTAGAACATTATCGATTGATTAAATCTAACCAATGGAAAGTCTCAATAGATTTATGCCTATCAACCATTATATTAACACTTCCATACTCATTGTGACATGATATTCGAAAATGATTAGTCCATTGATTGTAATATGCCATTGCTATCTTAATTTGATCAAAAGGAGTTCAATGCACACTAAACCCATTCTGCATCAATGAGCCTTTAGTTACATCAATAAAATAGGATCTTAAACCTATCATAAGAGGTAGGAGGATCAACCCATCGTCAATGTGCACCAAGTTTGTATAAGATCCGCCTAAACCTAAACCTAAATCTTAACTAAATGAGGTGTCTTCAAGTGGGTATGGAAACAAAGTGAGAATGGAAATGGAGAAAAACAATGGAGGAATTAACGTCACATCAAAAGAGGTGCATACCAAGATCAACCCTATGAATGATTAGATTTCTACAACATCATCACTACAAGGAGGTAAGGTTGATACTACAAGTGAAAAAGGTATAATCATAACCACCTTGCAATCAAATTGATGCAACCTTATTAAAAAATCAAGAGGACAAGAGCCTTATAAATGTTTGGAAAGAGTCTTTAAAAGTAAGACACGTGGTAACAAAGTTATACTTGAGTTTTGATTATTCTATCCATTACTTGCATTAATATTTACTTGAGAATTCAATTTGCATCACTTGTATTATATATGACTTCAATGCACTAGAAATTACACGaaaaatccaagtcatgagttttTTGCAAGTTGATAACTTGTTCACCTATAGTAAATCATGATATTCAGTATTGAATAATCATAATTCattaagctactatactacatgggcTCTCAATCTTAAGATAATATTGACTTAGTATTAAAGTCTTCAATGGGTGAGACCTTAAGGtagtcatatattccctatagattaGGTCATTATTAATTAAGATATATGATAACAAGTATTTTCAAGATAGGCACCACAGTATCCCTTAggtttgagacaatgtgtcatAAAGGATGATCTTAAAGATAtatgattatgaaatttatgaTCATTATAATTCTTTAAGTGGAGTTTAACATGTGCTTTTAAAGAGTTataatatatcaattgatcacataataggaggatctaagACTAAGGATGATAGTGGTAAGCTCGAGAGGTTTATAGTGTTCACATTGTTAAATTAcggacaccaattcatagggagtttgcatgcaatcGTTAGTAAGTCATAGATTTGAGTATTCTATCACGATTTAATATCATAGGACAttagagtgcaattgactctccTTAATAGGATTTTAAGTCaacttgaaaattggattttgagagagGCTTTGTTTTTTTGTGTCCTAATGGTTCTAGTTTGAACTCATATTCATAAGTGGCACATCACTTAAAGggatatttgagtttttttatttatatgtgtgTATGAGGTCATATTGGTAAATACATAAAGTTGCACAAGAGCTTGTGAAatgggttatttaattaattagagttTAATAgagttaattaaattaagatctGAATAGGTTGGATAAAGTGATTCAAGCTCAAAATGAGCTAAGGTAAACTTATATAAACCTTTTTTAGGCCTTCAAGATATCTTGACTATTCTATCATCAAGAGAGAAACCTTAGCTCCCACTCATTTAAAAGGATTCCACCATCCTTAAGTGCctaaatcaagaaaaaagagTCATTGGACCAAGGATCTTTTGGTTTTCAAGATTCGCATCacatttgacaaatttttgaattaaaatggtttttttttttttttggaaaacttgttttaaaaccatttttttttttaaaagaataaatgtgaggtattttaagaaacaattaaaaatatgaagactACTTTTGAAACTTCTGCATCATATGTAAATACATAGTACTTTTCACAgtgaattaattaagaaaaaagttttgaatatttgagtttttaaatagaattttattattaaaaacaatcgagaattttcttttgtgagttatttgtaaaatttgttttcaaaaacattctCAAACAAACCTTTAGTATACTACTTAGTAGTTTGTTTGCATCCATCACAAATAAGAATCTATGATGTGGGTGTCTACTAAGTGAGTAGATATCTATGCCAAGCATGACTTCAAACTTAAGCATTGAGATATATTAATGAAACACGTGCATTTAATGATTCAAGACACAAAAAAGGCAAACTCATTCATCTGAGAGTAAATGGCTAAACCCTCGAACTTATCTCATATGAAAGAGTTTTCAATCAATagaccctcttttttttttgggaattgattATTCATATTGTAAAACTAAGATGACTCGATTTCTAAAATCAATTGATAACAATTTATAGGAAGTCATCAAAACCGGATTACATATTCcaactaaaattgaaaatgaagtgacCATTTCAAAACCTAGTAAAAAAATGGGATAAGCTTGACAAAAGAAAAACTCGATTGAATGACAGTCATGTACCATTTACATTGTACAATAGatgtaaataaatataatcatatttaacaATGTGAATCCGTTAAGGATATTTAGAggcttttaaaaattactaatgGAAGTACCAATCAAGTTAAAGAGTTTacaattaatattcttttacatAGTTATGAACCCTTTTAATACAAAAGATAATAAAACAATTGTTGAGATGTTTATTAGATTTACAGACATTATAAACTACCTTTAATCATTAGGGAAAATCTATACTGAACCTTAAAAGATaatgaagatcttaaggtcttcttcttaagtaatgaaaagcaaaagtgaCAATAATTCAAGACGCTAAAAATCCCACTGAACTCTTAGTTGAAGAGTTGATTGGCCCATTGATGACACATGAAATTACCACACAAAGTCATCAAAAAGTCGATGACTAAAGGAAGAGGAGTATTGTCTTGAAGTCTAAACCcatgaaaatgaagatgataaGCAAAACGAAGAAGATGAAGATCTTGCACtcagaaaaaaaagtttaagaaGATTATAAAGTGTTAAGAAGAATAAGGGAAATGTCACAAGAAAGAATCTTTTACCAATtgtgaaatagaaaaatgaccCAAATGGCTATAAATGTAGAAAGTGACATAGTAtggaaatttaattgaaaattaaaaattttaaaaattagttataaagtttttgatattatgttatataataaaaaacaatttttaaaaagaaatcatttCAAATGTACTTCTAAAACTATGAGAAGTTcgacatatttttaaaaattttaaaaatcacttgaaatgaTTCTTGAAATATCACTTGAAATGACTCTTCGACAATCCCTTGATAACTCTTCGAAGATCCTTGATAGatgatttttccaaaaataattgttttgttATGTAATGCATTAtcaaaaatacaattaaaatatgttttattaaaaaaattatatccaaaCAAATCTCTTGAAAAACATTTCCAATGGAAATGTTACCAACAAAAAAGTACTATAACTAAACACGATTTAACTTAAATCATTCTCAAATGGGCTCTTAATGATTTTTGAAACAATCACCTATAATTATAATGTTTTCAGAACTGGACCGATCATTTAACCagaaaagttatcggttcacaGTTCACTGGTCAAACTAGCGATCAAACcgatgacatcataaatatataatttaaaaattattaaaatttaaaataattataaaaataaaaataaaaatgtatatattatttaaacattaaaagtttatttgaaaatcaaaaaattagtttcaaatttaaattttaaataaaaaaacttattttaaaataaaaaatttatttaaaatggtaatgtttttaacttttcattaatttaaattaaaatcataagttttaaacaccatgaaataaaataataataaatataagagaaaatcaATAATAGTGAGAtgaggtaaaaaataattaaaaaaaaatctagaagaaGAGAGGAGAGGGACGAGCAAAAAAGGAAACAACTTTTCCAACGTGGGGTGGGTTTCTACAGGCAAAAACTTTTCCAACGTGGAGTGGGTTTCTACGGGCAAAAAGAGGAAGCTTTTGACAGGTCGACGGTCAGACCATCCAGTCCGAtccagtttttaaaaccatgccTATAAAATGATTATGTAAGAATAACCTTAATAATtctctagatttttaaaagtgatttaaaCCATCCGATCCgatccggtttttaaaaccatgccTATAAAATGATTATGTAAGAATAACCTTAATAATtctctagatttttaaaagcgattttttaaattttatcaaaggCCTAATTTCTATAAAGTAACGCTTCTAATAATTAAGAAGTGCTTCCACTCCTCTCAAAATCTTGGCCAAACATGAACAAATTCTTCAATCATCATATAAGCTTCTATCGTATTATATGAAATGAAATCTGTCTGCACCTGTCTTGAATGGGAGTTTTAACTTCAACCCTTTCACAAACTACCTGCACAAGCCATTCCGTTCTACCTATTAGCTAAATTAATCCCATGACGCTACTCACCAGCCTCTCAAATCCCGGTCTTCGTACACTCGAGTTCTAAGCTACCCCAAAAACCACTCCCAGCTAGTAACCTTAACACTGAGGAAAGTACTGACggtattgaacaaaaaaaatctcCCAAACAAGCAAAAACCAATTAATCAAAAGACACAAGTTCGAAAAAGAACCACACATCCAAGAATATGACAGTTCATTGTTGTCACTGATCTTGAAACAACAGCTTCTTACAGATCAATCATCAAACAATCTCAGTTGAACAATTCCAGCAAGAGCCACCCCACCTATATACGTAATATTACATGATCAAGCACAATTACATTGTCTATCGAAGATCCAAACAGGTTCCAGAGAAATTGATAGCAGTATTTCAattacaaacatataaaacagAGCTCAATTACcactaccaccaccaccaccaccaccaaagAGGTAACCCAAAGATGATCCACCACCTGGAGCAGCATGGACCTTAGTTGAGGGACGATCCTGCAAACCAGGAAGGAAGTTTTACCTTTCATAATGGGACATACGTGACTGAATGAGTGATAatcaaacaaatttaagcaTTGAAATGATaagcaattgaaaataactaaactTTCAGGGCATGTCTGTTGTGCACATCTCCAAGGAAAATCTTAGCGGCCTATTTcaattgtaataattttttaggattgaaaacttcgatataattttgaatttttttttttttttttttttttgagaggcAAACTTAAATGTAATCTTGAACAAACAATTCTCTTCCAACCACCAGAATGCCTTCATTCTAGCACAAAATGAAGATGATAACCGCTTTCTTACAGAATTGCCTAGAAATAAATTGCTTGACATTTATTTTAGAGACATTATCTATGACtagtcaaaaaagaaaaaaaatgatactcACCAGGGTAGCCCTGTTAATCAGGGCGAATACTGGAAAGTGTGGTTCCAATAAGTGACATATGGTCCTAGGTTCGAATCTTGCCATTGAATTTACCCGGTGTTGGTTATTGCGGGGCGGTCAACACCCCGAGGTTTGAGTcccccatggagagtcctaagggcccGGCCATGAAAGGTTCCtcggttatcaaaaaaaaaaaaaaaaacgatatcTACAAGTAGGACAATCTTCCCCATCAATTTTTGCAGGTAATTTCTCATTCATAAACCAAGCAACGTCAGCAACTAGTTATTTCATATTCATGGGTGTGCAACTTATAGCATCTCCATCTCTAAATGAATCATGGTTGCCATATGgaacagaaaataaattcaaactatCATATATTTAGATGCCTGGAATAGCTTGCATTCAATATCCAATAAATCCGAAGtaatcatttatcttattttaaatctttaatgAACACTAGATACAATGCATAGGGTCCTTGCAGCAAAAAAATCAAAGACTAAAACATCAAACACCAGTGGGAGGCAATTACACACAGCACTTGAATCACCAACTGGGACTTAAAGTGATTTTGTTCACCAAAAGcttcaagataatatacaaaacAAAGGCCTACATTTTGATAAGCAGTCgatatcaaaacaaaaagaaacgaGAAGGAAAGACAAAATCTCAAGGCTTCTTAATAACAAAGATCACTCCTTGCTTAACATAtc
It encodes:
- the LOC117932882 gene encoding L10-interacting MYB domain-containing protein-like, which translates into the protein MAFKRSGGDNVEFEPDPATWTALEEKIFIQLMVKEVQRGNRSATTFSRKGWKSIEQEFREKTNKRYNNSQFRNKFNQLRTRYHDFSRLLRESGFSWDPVLNTIIANEAVWDSYIKVNKSAKRFRKKGCPMFNELGIIFGDPAQCKVVFPLAQYPSGNEEKLELEDASTNATPSAFPSDSSDEKDYSSPSSRRRRERSPTPTSHIQGKREFRTLEMGEALKEWAEASKAKTPTLSRFEESSQCNAFSITNCVRCLESIEGVDGSTYIKAIKMFKDVDWREMFMAMSAERRLVWLASLE